The Ignavibacteriales bacterium genome includes a region encoding these proteins:
- a CDS encoding YebC/PmpR family DNA-binding transcriptional regulator, protein MSGHSKWATIRRKKAVTDAKRGKMFTQIIKEITIAARLGGGDPSGNPRLRLAIDKAKSGNMPADNIKRAIQKGTGELPGMAYEDATYEAYGPAGVALLIEAVTDNKTRTVNEIRHVLDRNHGKLAASGSVAYQFHRKGQITVLRNKIGEDELMGIILDAGADDMASDEEHFFITSIPDVLEKVKKAIEDRKIPIEHSEIQMVPENTVKVEGKDAETLIKLIEGLEDHDDIQHVYGNFDIDESVLASLNAG, encoded by the coding sequence ATGTCAGGACATTCGAAATGGGCGACAATCCGTCGCAAAAAGGCCGTGACAGACGCAAAGCGCGGCAAGATGTTCACGCAGATCATCAAAGAAATCACAATCGCGGCAAGGCTTGGCGGTGGTGACCCATCCGGGAACCCGCGCCTCCGTCTGGCGATCGACAAAGCGAAATCCGGCAACATGCCTGCAGACAACATCAAGCGGGCTATTCAAAAGGGAACCGGAGAATTGCCCGGGATGGCATACGAAGATGCGACGTATGAGGCGTATGGTCCGGCCGGCGTAGCGCTGCTGATCGAGGCGGTGACAGACAACAAGACAAGGACCGTGAACGAGATTCGTCACGTCCTCGATCGCAATCATGGAAAGCTCGCTGCATCGGGATCCGTGGCATATCAGTTTCACAGGAAAGGGCAGATCACCGTCCTCCGCAACAAGATCGGCGAGGACGAGCTTATGGGAATCATCCTGGATGCCGGTGCCGACGATATGGCCTCGGACGAGGAACACTTTTTTATTACGTCAATCCCCGATGTACTCGAAAAGGTGAAGAAGGCCATCGAGGACCGGAAGATCCCGATCGAGCACTCCGAGATTCAGATGGTCCCCGAGAACACTGTCAAAGTTGAAGGCAAAGATGCCGAGACCCTCATCAAACTCATCGAGGGGCTTGAAGACCACGACGACATCCAGCACGTCTATGGAAATTTCGACATCGATGAGAGCGTGCTGGCTTCCCTGAATGCCGGCTGA
- a CDS encoding C4-type zinc ribbon domain-containing protein, whose amino-acid sequence MYGLQRVDSNLDELHELKGDLPHLVDVLEKKLQEKEALRKGLESTVKGSLVRRDAIELEIVTTKQKIEKYKEQQFQIKTNKQYDALTREIDLSQERIIALEKEMESTEGKTSIAKQDLEVLNPELEELKKELKDRRAELDLVNKEHEDEELKLKHERDKLVVRIEKADLKLYARVRSALDGKAVVPVRRNACGGCFKRVPPQVAVELRKNSKLMTCEHCGRLLVSDDIVDSYGNAL is encoded by the coding sequence TTGTATGGCCTTCAACGAGTCGACTCGAATCTCGATGAGCTCCACGAACTCAAAGGAGATCTCCCCCACCTCGTGGATGTGTTGGAGAAGAAGCTTCAGGAGAAGGAAGCGTTGAGGAAAGGACTCGAAAGCACCGTCAAGGGATCCTTGGTCCGGCGAGACGCAATCGAACTTGAGATCGTGACGACGAAGCAGAAAATCGAGAAATACAAGGAACAGCAATTCCAGATAAAGACCAACAAACAGTATGACGCACTGACGAGAGAAATCGATCTGTCGCAGGAGCGCATTATCGCCCTTGAGAAGGAGATGGAGAGCACAGAGGGGAAGACATCGATCGCGAAGCAGGACCTCGAGGTCCTGAACCCCGAATTGGAGGAGCTCAAGAAGGAGCTGAAGGATCGACGGGCTGAGCTTGACCTCGTCAACAAGGAACACGAAGACGAGGAGTTGAAACTGAAGCATGAGCGGGATAAGCTCGTGGTTCGTATCGAGAAAGCTGACCTGAAGCTGTACGCAAGGGTCCGCAGTGCCTTGGACGGCAAAGCCGTCGTGCCTGTGCGCCGGAACGCCTGCGGCGGATGCTTCAAACGTGTGCCTCCTCAGGTCGCGGTCGAATTGCGCAAGAACTCCAAGCTCATGACTTGCGAACACTGCGGCCGGCTCCTGGTCTCGGACGATATCGTGGACAGTTACGGCAACGCTCTATGA
- a CDS encoding sigma-54 dependent transcriptional regulator, giving the protein MAKKYRILVVDDEESITFLLKTELEELSDFDVDVALNGTEAINLIQSTIYDIILLDIKMPRVSGIDVLRFINEHSPATQVIMLTNVSDYKTAIETIKLGAYDFVSKPYDTPQLLATVRRAAERRQLVIDKEVMKRELNRISGPSGLVGECAVFRQAVDNARKVADSEAFVLIQGASGTGKELIAHLLHNESPRKDQPFVAVNCASIPDQLLESELFGHEKGAFTNAYAAKQGLVEVANGGTLFLDEVGDISQPTQAKLLRFLETGEFRRVGGTNSMKVDVRVVSATNKLLPQEVQAGRFREDLLYRLNVVSIKLPSLLERKEDIPLLVDYFLKRKTKAGPKKVSPEAMSILMRYDWPGNVRELEHVIEGATVLSQGGTIEARDLWINPSLSGSSDVPRIERQEDQGVLPSLEEIERIHVEKVLRANQWNRLRTAQVLGITAKTLYLKIKKYGIKNSGSTES; this is encoded by the coding sequence ATGGCGAAGAAGTACCGGATCCTGGTTGTCGACGACGAAGAATCAATAACCTTCCTTCTCAAGACAGAGCTCGAAGAACTCTCCGATTTTGACGTCGATGTCGCACTCAACGGCACCGAAGCGATCAACCTCATTCAGTCCACCATTTACGACATTATCCTCCTCGACATCAAAATGCCCCGCGTCAGCGGCATCGATGTGCTCAGGTTCATCAACGAGCACTCACCTGCGACGCAGGTCATCATGTTAACAAATGTCAGCGACTACAAGACGGCTATCGAAACGATCAAGCTCGGAGCGTACGACTTCGTCAGCAAGCCGTACGATACGCCGCAACTGCTCGCGACGGTCCGGCGCGCCGCCGAACGCCGCCAGCTCGTCATCGACAAAGAGGTGATGAAACGTGAGCTGAATCGCATCAGCGGCCCGAGTGGGTTGGTCGGCGAATGTGCCGTGTTCCGTCAGGCTGTCGACAATGCCCGAAAGGTCGCGGATAGCGAGGCGTTTGTTCTGATCCAGGGTGCGAGCGGGACGGGCAAAGAGCTTATTGCACATCTTCTCCATAATGAGAGTCCTCGGAAAGACCAGCCTTTCGTCGCTGTCAACTGTGCCTCCATTCCGGATCAACTCCTCGAGAGTGAACTGTTCGGACATGAAAAAGGGGCGTTTACAAACGCCTACGCTGCCAAGCAAGGACTTGTCGAAGTCGCAAATGGAGGGACGCTGTTTCTTGATGAAGTTGGGGACATCAGCCAGCCAACTCAGGCCAAGCTGCTCAGATTTCTGGAGACGGGCGAATTTCGGAGAGTCGGCGGGACGAATTCCATGAAGGTCGATGTGAGAGTCGTGTCCGCCACCAATAAGCTCCTTCCCCAGGAGGTACAGGCCGGACGTTTCCGAGAGGATCTGCTGTATCGTCTCAATGTTGTAAGCATCAAGCTTCCTTCTCTCTTGGAACGAAAAGAGGACATCCCCCTGCTCGTTGATTACTTCCTGAAGCGAAAGACCAAGGCTGGTCCCAAGAAAGTAAGCCCCGAAGCGATGTCGATCTTGATGCGCTACGATTGGCCGGGAAATGTGCGTGAACTGGAACACGTAATCGAAGGAGCAACTGTCCTGAGCCAGGGAGGCACCATCGAGGCCAGGGATCTATGGATCAATCCGTCTCTTTCTGGAAGTTCGGACGTTCCACGGATCGAGCGTCAAGAGGATCAAGGAGTTCTTCCCTCCCTTGAAGAGATCGAAAGAATCCACGTCGAGAAAGTGCTGCGAGCCAACCAGTGGAACAGGCTCAGGACGGCACAGGTCCTCGGCATCACCGCAAAAACACTCTATCTCAAGATCAAGAAATACGGGATTAAGAACTCCGGCTCCACAGAGAGTTGA
- the ruvC gene encoding crossover junction endodeoxyribonuclease RuvC yields MIILGVDPGTLITGYGVIEAKSGKFKVLDVGVIQNRSGTTMPVRLKSIYAALCTVIDRHHPDEFAIETAFYGKNAQSAMKLGHARGVSILAAVNHEIPTAEYSPREVKRAVVGNGAASKDQVSYMVQSILNLKSPLKFYDSTDALAVALCHCHASIKAQRGGKASGKPKQSSSSWKAYVQAHPEKLARPR; encoded by the coding sequence ATGATAATCCTGGGTGTTGATCCCGGAACCCTCATAACCGGTTATGGCGTCATCGAGGCAAAGAGCGGCAAGTTCAAGGTCCTCGATGTTGGCGTCATTCAGAATCGCAGCGGCACGACAATGCCGGTCCGCCTGAAGTCAATTTACGCGGCCCTTTGCACCGTGATCGACCGTCACCACCCCGATGAGTTCGCCATCGAAACAGCTTTCTATGGCAAGAACGCCCAGTCGGCTATGAAACTGGGACACGCACGAGGAGTCTCCATTCTCGCCGCAGTCAATCATGAAATACCAACGGCGGAGTACTCACCCCGCGAAGTCAAGCGGGCGGTCGTCGGAAACGGAGCCGCTTCAAAGGACCAGGTCAGCTACATGGTTCAATCAATTCTGAATCTGAAGTCCCCTCTGAAGTTCTATGATTCAACCGACGCTCTCGCCGTAGCACTTTGCCATTGCCACGCCTCGATCAAGGCGCAGAGAGGCGGAAAGGCATCCGGCAAGCCCAAACAGTCCAGCAGTTCGTGGAAAGCCTACGTCCAGGCACATCCGGAAAAACTAGCGAGGCCCCGATGA
- a CDS encoding response regulator, which translates to MAEKNRILVVDDEDALRTVLSAELEGEGYRVSSAGDGAEAINILRGQIFDLILLDIKMPNVDGFEVLKFVKETQPATKVIMLTGFADLKNAIESKKLGAEDFVSKPYDLVDLLTTVERVLSGL; encoded by the coding sequence ATGGCAGAAAAGAATAGAATTCTGGTTGTCGATGACGAAGACGCTCTCCGGACGGTCTTGAGCGCTGAACTGGAGGGGGAGGGATACAGAGTCTCGTCAGCGGGAGATGGAGCCGAAGCGATCAATATCCTCCGTGGGCAAATCTTCGATTTGATCCTTCTCGACATCAAGATGCCGAACGTCGATGGATTCGAAGTGCTGAAATTCGTGAAGGAGACCCAGCCGGCCACGAAAGTCATCATGCTGACCGGTTTTGCCGACCTGAAAAACGCAATTGAATCAAAAAAACTCGGCGCTGAGGATTTCGTCAGCAAACCGTACGATCTTGTCGATCTGCTTACGACGGTCGAACGCGTCCTGAGTGGTCTCTAG
- a CDS encoding response regulator: protein MSTPTPQKPLKAINVLLADDDIGFAKIVQRQLQLFQNREFNLVWKESVEEALQEIQSNNAIDLILTDYVFPGSNGLEFCLQLNQLNSEIPIVFVTATRDFKLAIEAMKLGVEDFLIKEDLAESVLPRTILNVLDRVRMYKQITAVEKRMLIAEKRAEAIRELVVTVCHEFNNPLAAIKISADLIRRQSPTEEDKSILKEFEENFQKIESEVKRLRDISFERIDFHGTTVTAAAQSSPTPSNRQ from the coding sequence ATGAGCACACCCACACCACAGAAACCCCTGAAAGCAATTAATGTTCTCCTGGCCGATGATGACATCGGCTTTGCCAAAATCGTCCAACGACAACTCCAACTCTTCCAGAATCGGGAGTTTAATCTGGTTTGGAAAGAGAGTGTGGAAGAGGCGCTTCAGGAGATTCAGTCAAACAATGCTATTGACCTGATCCTCACAGACTACGTGTTTCCCGGCTCGAACGGGCTGGAGTTCTGCCTCCAGCTGAATCAGTTGAATTCCGAGATTCCGATCGTCTTCGTGACAGCGACCCGTGATTTCAAGCTGGCCATCGAAGCAATGAAGCTCGGTGTCGAGGACTTCCTCATCAAGGAAGATTTGGCTGAATCTGTCCTCCCTCGCACCATCCTGAACGTCCTTGATCGCGTTCGTATGTACAAACAGATCACAGCCGTTGAGAAACGGATGCTCATCGCCGAAAAACGGGCGGAGGCAATCCGAGAACTCGTCGTCACGGTCTGTCATGAATTCAACAATCCCCTCGCAGCCATCAAAATCAGCGCCGATCTGATCCGCCGCCAGTCCCCGACCGAGGAAGACAAGAGCATACTGAAGGAATTCGAAGAGAATTTTCAGAAGATCGAGTCGGAAGTGAAGCGGCTCCGTGACATCAGCTTCGAGCGGATTGACTTCCACGGCACCACCGTTACGGCCGCCGCTCAGAGTTCTCCAACGCCGTCAAACCGCCAATAG
- a CDS encoding Nif3-like dinuclear metal center hexameric protein produces MSRIRTSMKLADIERFFESWVPRWTAWERDNVGLQVGRRSRRVKNVLVALDVTPEIVGEAIRKDIDLIVSHHPLLFRPPSSISDSTPVGSLLLSLAEHRIALFSAHTNLDASPDGVSFALARALGIPNPVFLAPMKDSLAKLAVFVPADYVEAVTAAMAEAGAGVVGEYTSCSFRSEGIGQFRGSEKSSPFSGKPLRLEEVDETRLEMIVPRARLQAVVAAMKSAHPYEEVAYDIYSLENTNPNFGMGALGDLPRSIPLKAFLTRLKKAIHAESVRFTGSLTQKIQRVAVCGGAGAELLEHAVSAKADVFVTADVRYHPFHEAAGRIALVDAGHWETEQVVLPVLASKLRSWAASQNEKLVVSLTQHSTNPIHSY; encoded by the coding sequence TTGTCCCGAATCCGTACAAGTATGAAACTGGCGGACATAGAACGATTTTTTGAATCATGGGTCCCGCGATGGACCGCGTGGGAGCGTGATAATGTCGGCCTTCAGGTGGGCCGTCGTTCCCGGAGAGTGAAGAACGTTCTTGTCGCGCTGGACGTCACTCCCGAGATCGTCGGAGAAGCAATCCGGAAGGACATCGACCTCATTGTTTCCCATCACCCCCTCTTGTTCCGGCCGCCGTCATCGATCTCCGACTCAACACCTGTTGGCTCACTTCTACTCTCTTTGGCAGAACATCGCATCGCTCTTTTCTCGGCTCACACGAATCTCGATGCCTCTCCGGACGGAGTCAGCTTTGCACTTGCCCGGGCGCTCGGAATACCGAACCCGGTCTTCCTGGCACCCATGAAGGACTCGCTTGCAAAACTGGCGGTGTTCGTTCCAGCCGATTACGTCGAAGCGGTGACGGCAGCGATGGCAGAGGCTGGCGCCGGCGTCGTGGGAGAGTATACGTCATGTTCTTTCCGGTCGGAAGGAATAGGACAATTCCGAGGCTCTGAAAAATCCAGCCCGTTTTCGGGAAAGCCTCTTCGGCTCGAAGAAGTCGACGAGACCCGGCTTGAGATGATCGTTCCTCGTGCGCGTCTGCAGGCGGTGGTCGCCGCGATGAAATCAGCGCATCCGTACGAAGAAGTTGCCTACGACATCTATTCCCTGGAGAATACGAATCCAAATTTCGGGATGGGAGCTCTAGGCGATCTCCCGCGGTCAATTCCGCTGAAAGCGTTTCTTACGAGGCTAAAGAAGGCAATCCACGCTGAGTCAGTCCGGTTCACTGGTTCCCTGACTCAGAAAATCCAGCGCGTTGCGGTCTGCGGAGGCGCAGGTGCAGAGTTGCTGGAGCATGCCGTCAGCGCGAAGGCAGATGTGTTCGTCACGGCCGATGTTCGCTATCACCCGTTCCATGAAGCAGCGGGCCGCATTGCCCTTGTCGATGCAGGCCATTGGGAGACAGAGCAGGTGGTTCTCCCGGTCCTCGCCTCGAAACTCCGCTCATGGGCGGCATCACAAAACGAGAAACTCGTTGTTTCACTTACACAGCATTCAACAAATCCAATTCATTCTTACTAG
- a CDS encoding ribonuclease HI family protein, which yields MTVHAFTDGAARGNPGESGIGVIFKDEQGATLVKLHGYIGETTNNVAEYTALLACLKSAPKTKCSRLVVHSDSELMVRQVLGEYKVKDLKLKVLYLKVRRLLAAAAFEFEIKHVRRELNKEADELANLGIDSRKAIKV from the coding sequence ATGACGGTGCACGCCTTTACGGACGGCGCAGCTCGTGGGAACCCCGGCGAAAGCGGGATTGGTGTCATTTTCAAGGACGAGCAGGGCGCGACACTGGTGAAACTCCACGGCTATATCGGCGAAACGACCAATAATGTCGCGGAATATACGGCCCTTCTAGCGTGCCTCAAGAGCGCGCCGAAAACGAAGTGCTCCCGCCTTGTTGTCCATTCGGACAGCGAACTCATGGTCCGCCAGGTTCTCGGAGAATACAAGGTGAAGGACCTGAAACTCAAAGTGTTGTATCTCAAGGTTCGCCGTCTCCTTGCGGCGGCGGCATTCGAGTTCGAGATCAAGCACGTCAGGAGAGAATTGAACAAAGAAGCTGACGAGCTTGCGAACCTCGGAATCGATTCACGCAAGGCTATCAAAGTTTGA
- the recJ gene encoding single-stranded-DNA-specific exonuclease RecJ — translation MTPVREYRWTFPSTELSPPDMEKIKRLSDELTVSPVLAEILVKRGIDTFEKAKAFFRPSLEDLHDPFLMDGMDLAVERIVRAIANKEKLLVYGDYDVDGTNGAALLWTFLTSVHADVEYFIPDRIKDGYGLSVSGVERAKDRGVQLIVSVDCGITALKPIERAHELGIEVIVCDHHEPGDVIPSAYAVLDPLKPTCNYPYKTLCGCSVAFKLIQALSQNAVLHPYLEEGGQSLDRYLDFVTLATTADIVNLTGENRILVKLGLELLNTNPRPGVHALIESSGLRLGTITAGQIVFVLAPRINAVGRLGDATRAVELLTSDSFTVALDRARIFEEENKNRRKIDEDTFIEAQEIVEKFLDLESEGAIILHQETWHPGVIGIVASRLVERYYRPTIMMTTVDGIAKGSARSVAGFDIYKALKRCEDKLVQFGGHKYAAGLSVEVARLDEFKEAFNIVAKELLTEELLTPEIRIDAEIPLREITPKFVRILSQFAPFGPGNMRPVFVARNVELYGTPRIVGRNHLKFKVRANGQVFDAIGFNLGSLMENLLHGRKTIDIAFSLDEGEYAGEAMPQLKIRDLK, via the coding sequence ATGACCCCTGTACGCGAATATCGCTGGACATTCCCAAGCACGGAGCTTTCTCCTCCGGACATGGAAAAGATCAAGAGGCTCAGCGATGAGCTCACGGTCTCCCCCGTGCTCGCCGAGATTCTGGTCAAACGAGGCATCGATACCTTCGAAAAAGCGAAGGCTTTCTTCCGCCCAAGTCTCGAGGATCTTCACGACCCGTTTCTTATGGATGGTATGGACCTCGCCGTCGAGCGAATTGTGCGTGCCATCGCGAACAAGGAGAAGCTCCTCGTCTACGGTGATTACGACGTTGATGGCACAAACGGGGCGGCATTGCTCTGGACTTTTCTCACAAGCGTTCACGCAGACGTCGAATACTTCATACCGGACAGAATCAAAGACGGCTACGGGCTTTCGGTGTCAGGCGTCGAACGTGCAAAGGACCGCGGCGTGCAGCTCATCGTCTCTGTCGATTGTGGGATCACGGCGCTGAAACCGATAGAACGGGCACATGAGTTGGGCATCGAGGTCATCGTCTGCGACCATCACGAGCCGGGTGATGTCATTCCGTCCGCATATGCCGTACTGGATCCTTTGAAACCCACGTGTAACTATCCATACAAGACACTGTGCGGGTGCAGCGTCGCCTTCAAACTCATCCAGGCACTTTCGCAAAATGCGGTTCTCCATCCGTACCTCGAAGAGGGCGGGCAGTCACTCGACCGGTACCTGGATTTTGTGACACTTGCGACGACTGCCGACATCGTGAACCTCACCGGTGAGAATCGCATCCTCGTCAAACTTGGGCTCGAGCTCCTTAACACCAATCCTCGTCCGGGAGTACACGCACTTATCGAGTCATCTGGTTTGAGGCTCGGCACCATCACTGCCGGACAGATCGTTTTTGTCCTTGCTCCAAGAATCAATGCCGTCGGCAGGCTGGGAGACGCGACACGGGCGGTGGAACTGCTCACCTCAGATTCGTTCACGGTAGCCCTCGATCGCGCTCGCATTTTTGAAGAAGAAAACAAGAACCGCAGGAAAATCGACGAGGACACGTTCATCGAAGCGCAGGAAATTGTCGAGAAATTCCTCGATCTGGAAAGTGAAGGGGCCATTATCCTTCACCAGGAAACATGGCATCCGGGAGTCATCGGGATCGTCGCCTCGCGGCTCGTCGAGCGCTACTATCGGCCAACAATAATGATGACCACTGTCGATGGAATCGCAAAGGGGTCTGCCCGAAGTGTCGCGGGATTCGATATCTACAAGGCGCTCAAACGGTGCGAAGACAAACTCGTGCAATTCGGCGGACACAAGTATGCAGCAGGTCTCTCCGTCGAAGTCGCTCGGCTGGACGAGTTCAAAGAAGCCTTCAACATCGTCGCGAAAGAGCTTCTCACAGAAGAGCTCCTGACTCCCGAAATCCGCATCGACGCAGAAATTCCGCTTCGTGAGATCACGCCAAAGTTCGTCCGGATCCTCAGCCAGTTTGCTCCGTTTGGCCCTGGAAACATGCGACCAGTCTTCGTTGCACGAAATGTGGAGTTGTATGGAACACCGCGTATTGTCGGGCGCAATCACTTGAAATTCAAGGTCAGGGCGAATGGTCAGGTCTTCGACGCAATTGGATTCAACCTTGGGTCTTTGATGGAGAACTTGCTGCACGGCAGGAAGACAATCGACATCGCCTTCTCCCTCGATGAAGGTGAATATGCGGGGGAGGCGATGCCTCAGCTGAAGATTCGAGACTTGAAATGA
- the guaB gene encoding IMP dehydrogenase, which translates to MPLKKIVGEAITYDDVLLLPAKSSVLPRETEVKTLLTREIELHIPLVSAAMDTVTESAMAIALAREGGIGILHKNMTIHRQAEEVDMVKRSESGMILHPITLHMNQTVREALEVMKKYSISGIPIVQDEKLVGILTNRDLRFEPNLDLEVSKVMTSVNLVVAPVGTTLVEAEAILQKNRIEKLPVVDKNGKLKGLITFKDIQKKKRHPHACKDKLGRLRAGAAVGVTSDSLDRVAALVDAGVDVIIVDTAHGHSKGVLTMVKLIKSKFDIQLIAGNIATEEATRDLIRAGADAVKIGIGPGSICTTRVIAGVGVPQITAIMNCAKAASRSGVPLIADGGIKQTGDIAKAIAAGADSVMLGSLFAGVEESPGEKVLYEGRSYKMYRGMGSMEAMKQGSKDRYFQDAEDDIQKLVPEGIEGRVPFKGSLSETVHQMIGGLRSAMGYCGCRTIPEMKSKAQFVRMTDAGLRESHPHDIAITKEAPNYHQ; encoded by the coding sequence ATGCCTTTAAAGAAGATTGTCGGCGAAGCGATAACGTATGATGATGTGTTGTTGCTTCCTGCAAAATCCTCGGTTCTTCCACGAGAGACTGAAGTGAAGACGCTTCTTACGCGCGAAATCGAGCTCCACATACCGCTTGTCAGTGCAGCCATGGATACGGTAACCGAATCCGCGATGGCCATTGCCCTGGCGCGCGAAGGGGGTATCGGGATTTTGCACAAGAACATGACCATTCATCGTCAGGCCGAGGAGGTTGACATGGTGAAGAGGTCAGAGAGTGGCATGATCCTCCATCCTATTACGCTACACATGAATCAGACTGTACGGGAAGCCCTTGAGGTGATGAAGAAATACAGCATCTCGGGCATACCGATTGTCCAGGATGAGAAACTCGTGGGTATCCTCACAAACCGGGATCTTCGTTTCGAGCCAAACCTCGATCTCGAAGTCTCCAAAGTAATGACTTCCGTGAACCTCGTTGTGGCGCCGGTTGGAACGACGCTTGTCGAAGCTGAGGCGATCCTGCAGAAGAATCGAATCGAAAAGCTCCCGGTGGTCGACAAAAACGGGAAGCTCAAGGGGTTGATCACATTCAAGGATATACAAAAAAAGAAGCGGCACCCGCACGCATGTAAGGATAAACTCGGTCGGCTCCGCGCTGGGGCTGCAGTGGGAGTGACGAGCGACTCACTCGATCGTGTTGCCGCGCTTGTCGATGCCGGTGTAGATGTCATCATCGTGGATACAGCGCATGGCCATTCGAAGGGGGTCCTTACGATGGTCAAACTGATCAAATCGAAATTCGATATTCAGCTGATCGCGGGAAACATTGCGACGGAAGAGGCAACGCGTGATTTGATCAGAGCTGGAGCCGATGCAGTGAAGATTGGTATCGGGCCCGGCTCGATCTGCACAACCCGGGTTATCGCGGGAGTCGGGGTGCCGCAGATCACGGCGATCATGAACTGTGCGAAGGCCGCATCGCGATCCGGTGTTCCGCTGATTGCAGATGGCGGCATCAAGCAGACGGGAGACATTGCCAAGGCTATTGCTGCGGGAGCTGATTCTGTGATGCTCGGCAGCCTCTTTGCAGGCGTTGAGGAGAGCCCGGGTGAGAAAGTGCTGTACGAGGGAAGAAGCTACAAGATGTACCGTGGCATGGGTTCGATGGAAGCCATGAAACAAGGCAGCAAAGACCGGTATTTCCAGGATGCCGAAGATGATATACAGAAGCTCGTTCCTGAGGGGATCGAGGGGAGAGTGCCCTTCAAAGGGAGCCTCAGCGAGACTGTCCATCAGATGATCGGCGGACTGCGTTCGGCGATGGGGTATTGCGGGTGCCGGACAATCCCGGAGATGAAATCGAAAGCGCAGTTTGTCCGAATGACGGATGCCGGACTCCGCGAAAGCCATCCTCATGATATTGCAATCACCAAAGAAGCCCCCAACTATCACCAGTAA
- a CDS encoding acyl-CoA dehydrogenase family protein, with protein sequence MLGFHGVDYYHLSDLLSEDEILARNTVRAFVDERVLPIIESHYEEGVFPMHLVAQMADLGLFGSTLPARYGCAEMNNVAYGLVMQELERGDSGIRSFASVQSALVMYPIFTFGSEIQKDRWLPLLASGKAIGCFGLTEPDFGSNPGGLITRAERTTSGFVLNGAKMWITNGTIADVAVVWAKLDGEIKGFLVEKGARGFSAPEMKGKHSLRASVTSELVFEDCLIPEENILPKSGGLKSPLMCLSQARYGIAWGVVGSAMACYDAALQYSKTRIQFGKPIASFQLTQHKLVEMVTEITKAQLLCLQLGRLKDRGKAKFTQISMAKRNNVYHALEIARASREILGANGILNEYPVMRHAANLESVKTYEGTHEMHTLIVGEDITGLPAFE encoded by the coding sequence ATGCTTGGATTCCACGGGGTCGACTACTACCATTTGAGTGACCTGCTGTCGGAAGACGAGATCCTCGCCCGGAACACAGTCCGCGCATTCGTCGATGAAAGAGTGCTTCCCATAATCGAGAGTCACTACGAGGAAGGGGTCTTTCCGATGCACCTCGTTGCGCAAATGGCTGATCTCGGTCTTTTCGGTTCCACACTTCCGGCGAGATACGGCTGCGCAGAAATGAACAATGTCGCGTACGGGCTTGTGATGCAGGAACTGGAACGGGGCGACAGCGGGATCCGGAGCTTTGCCTCGGTGCAAAGCGCTCTCGTCATGTATCCGATCTTTACGTTTGGCTCCGAAATTCAGAAAGATCGCTGGTTGCCATTGCTGGCCTCCGGGAAGGCCATTGGATGCTTTGGCCTGACGGAACCCGATTTCGGTTCAAACCCTGGCGGCCTGATCACGCGGGCGGAAAGAACAACGAGCGGTTTCGTCCTCAATGGAGCCAAGATGTGGATCACGAACGGGACGATCGCTGACGTTGCTGTTGTTTGGGCGAAGCTGGATGGAGAAATCAAGGGATTCCTTGTTGAGAAGGGGGCCAGAGGGTTTTCAGCCCCGGAGATGAAAGGAAAGCACTCACTGAGGGCGTCAGTCACCTCGGAGCTGGTGTTTGAAGACTGCCTTATCCCGGAAGAAAACATCCTTCCGAAATCCGGCGGATTGAAAAGTCCGCTGATGTGCCTCAGCCAGGCGCGCTACGGAATTGCTTGGGGAGTTGTTGGTTCTGCCATGGCATGCTATGACGCAGCGCTGCAGTACTCCAAAACACGAATTCAATTCGGTAAGCCTATCGCATCGTTTCAACTGACGCAGCACAAGCTTGTCGAGATGGTCACGGAGATAACCAAGGCGCAACTTCTTTGCCTCCAATTGGGGCGGCTGAAAGACCGGGGGAAGGCCAAGTTTACACAGATCTCGATGGCCAAACGCAACAATGTATACCACGCTCTGGAAATTGCCCGAGCATCAAGGGAAATATTGGGCGCTAACGGAATTCTGAACGAGTACCCGGTGATGCGCCACGCTGCGAATCTGGAATCGGTAAAGACGTACGAAGGAACGCACGAGATGCACACGCTGATCGTTGGTGAGGACATCACCGGCCTACCGGCGTTCGAATAG